In the Pongo abelii isolate AG06213 chromosome 18, NHGRI_mPonAbe1-v2.0_pri, whole genome shotgun sequence genome, ACCAGTAACAACACAAATGCCCCTCAACCAGGGGCTAATTGAATATCCTACATGTAATGCCAGGATCTGAATGTGTCTGTGCCTACAGAATTCATAGGTTGAACCCTAATCCATAATGTGATACTGTCAAGAGGACACCctttttaggaggtgattaagtcaggGATTAATGCCCCTGTAAGAGAGTGGCCTGAGGGAAGTTGTTTGCCCCTTTCCGCCTTGTGGGGACACAGCTAGGTGGCACCATCTGTGAAGTAGACAGCAAGTCCTCGCCAGACCCCAAAGCTGCcaatgccttgattttggacttcccagcctctagtactgtaagaaataaatgtttgttgtttataagtgACCCGGTCTAAGATACAAAATAGCAGCCCAAATGGCCTAAGACATAAGGTATATCCACACAGACGAATGCTGTGCCATTAGCAAAAAAGGAATAAGGAGGATCGGAAGACATTGTTCCATTTACAGttacattttttgaaaacaataaagTTCTTATTCTGCCCACTGAAAAGGCCTAGAAGCAACAACCAACACAGTAGCTATGAggccagatttttgtttttaatgcagacTCCTGTGCTACGCTTTCACCCCATCAAGTTCAGAATCAGCAGTCCTGAGGCTGAGCCCTGGACTCTGTTTTTGCTATTGCTGATGTGTCTGTTTAATCATCAGGTGACAATACTGCATCTGAGCTTTAGGAATCACTAAACAATTTTATCAAGAAGGTAAAAGATACGTGTATGTTTTGTTTGTTCCACTGTTCCAGCCTATCGGATACAGGACAGACTGTATGCAACAGATACACATATTGCAAATAGTAAGGGCCACATATTGCAATGAATTAAGCGATAAGTTTCTTTTAACCCACAGGTATTCTGTCCatctgttgttggttttttttttccttgcaatttATTTGTCCAACAAATCAGGCTCCAGGTGGTTGTCCTGCATCCCTGTGGAGTCATTTGCGTGCTCCTGGGTCTTCCCTATCTCCTGTAAAGTAGCAGTTGGTTCTAGAGGTTTGCGTGGCCATGTACCACGTGCTCCCTCATGGAGGAGCACACGCCACACCAGCGATAGTGGTGTCCCTCCTCCCCCAAAATCATTCCTGAGCCACCGATCTAAACAATTACACTGCTCTTCTTACCAGTTTCCTCCTCAAAGGGAATCGCAGGCATCAGTGCTCAGGAAAGCTAAAAACAATCTGGGGAAGCCcagaatccagaaggcagaaggagaaaGTGACCCAATGCCAGGAGCCCTTTAAATATCTGCCCTGCAACCCGCGATCTGGAGCACAGGTTGTATGGACGTGCCTTCTTTCGCCACCCCATGgattgtttggtttggttttgttttcttctggagaaagggtctcactctgttacccaagctggagtgcaggggcatgatcacggcttatcgaggcctcaacctcccaggctcaggtgatcctcccaccttagccttccgagtagccgggactataggtgcgttgcaccacgcccggttaatttttgtattttttgtagagctggggttttaccctattgcccaggctggtctgaaactcctgggctcaagagatccaccagccttggcctcctaaagtgccgggattacagacgtgagccaccaaacccagcccatggatttttttttaactccctcTTTAACTTACCGTGGGATTAAAAATCAAGGTGATGTGTTTATGGTAGCCCACTGCGGTGAAAGAAACTTGAGGCAAGATGTAGTCATACTGGGATCTGGGGAGCGTGGAGTCCAGAAGCACAACATAGTTCTGTGCACACATGGGAAGAAGTTATTTTTATAAGGACAGCTCTGGCaaagcaaatgaaaactaaaacctAATGTATGGCTGTGATGTAAAgaactttatgtttttaaagaaatcccCAAGACTACACATCCAAACCAAGGTTGCTGCCTTCAAAGTAGCAACCTCAGTGGGCTATTCCATCAGTGGCGGGCATGTGTCCCCAGTGTCTCTGAGACTGCGGCTTCTGATAAGGCTGTCAGAGCCTGCAGCCTTTTTATGAGTACTCAACCTTGACAATTACGGTCCTCTGAGGATCTGACTTTatgaaacacaaaaaattattatgaGCCAATTCTGATGAGGGAGGTACGTGATACAACTGAGGATCCATGATGAGGCTGACTTCTAAGGGACGATGCTTGAGAAGCTCATAAGCTGGCAAATCCTAAAAATACAGCATCCCTGGAACGGCACCAGGGGTAGCCACAGCTCTGTGTGCTGAGCACCGACCAGCTGCCAGGTACCATGCACATTGCATGAGGCCCACGGCTGCTCTGCTTTCAACCACTGGCAAGGTCGGGATCATCACCCCCGTCTTATAGACGACGAAAGTCAAGCATGAAGAGACTAagagcaacttgcccaaggtcactcagctaagAAGGCTGCCACATATCTATGAAGGCTCTGAACTCAGGGGAAGTGTGACCCCAAAGCCCAAGATGTTTCCGCATCGCTGTAGAAAGTGACTATTTCAACACCcctggagaaagaggaggagaaaattcCGTGACAGcctgtttcattattttgcagCCATTTTCCACAGAGAAAGGCCAGAGTAGATCATCTTCACGGCAGGTAGTAAGGAGCCAGGAGAGGAAACGTCACCCCCTAGGGTCACACACACCCCCTAGGGTCACACCCCCTAGGACATCCTCGGGCTAAGACCACCAGAAAAGAACCAAATTCTTCGCAAAGTTTGCACTCCCCACACCAACTACAAGTTAGCTCTGTCCAAATAGAATTGATAATGAGCACTTTATAATCAGTAAATGACGTCCAGAATAATGGCTGAAAACCTCCCAGTTCCAAGGAGGGAGACATCCAGATTCATGGAACCCAAAGGACACCGAAAAGGTGGAGCTGCAAGTGTTCTACACAACACACGTTATAATCAGATTATCAAAGAGAGAGAACAttcaaagcagcaagagaaaagcaactcatCTCATTCAAGGGATCCCCCATCATGAGGAAACTGTGTTTCCTTAAACTAAATAGCAGAATGTTAAAAtagagaactttttaaaaattacaaggcattTCTTAGCAGGAACACATGGGTGATATGTTCAACGTGCAAGAGTCGATCATGCCCAACAGTAGGCCTTGGTTAAATAAATCATGGCGTTTCCTAGTTTATGGACTACTGTCCATAAAAATCATAGTATGAaagatttggccaggcacggggctcacgcctgtaatctctgcactttgggaggccaaggcaagtggatcacgaggtcaggagatcaagaccatcctggctaacacagtgaaacactgtatctactaaaaatacaaaaaaaaaaattagccgggcatggtggcgcgcgcctgtagtcccagctacttcggaggctgaggcaggagaatggcgtgaacccaggaggtggagcttgcagtgagctgagactgcaccactgcactctagactgggcgacaaggcgagactccatctcaaaaaaaaaaaaaaagaaagatttgatgATGAGGAAGAGATTTGTGTAAATTCTTCATTGGAAAGCACAGATTACAAAACAATGCACAAAACAGTGTCAgttttgaattattaaaataaatgtctatttatatttatacgtgcatgcacacacgtgcCTGAAAACAGACCCAAAGGATACCAATCACCACGTTAGCAGTGGCTATTTCTGGATGATGGgcttatgtcttcttttttccaaAATCTCCTGCCATGAATATGTATTCTTTttgtaaatagaaaaacaatgaagaaaaaattatccCTACAGAACCCAACCTCTTTTGATTCAGAGAGCGCATTTCTGCAGAGTGGTATttagggagaaaaggagagaactgTGCTTCCTTAAACTAAATAGCAGAACTATTAAAACAAAGGCAGAAGGTAGAATCCGGCCACAGGCATTACCTCGCCATCTCTGAGCAGCGGGGGGAAATGGAAGAACAGGGACTGGCCAAGGGAAACTGTCTGGATTGGATTGTCGAGGTTTTCGCTTTTGTAAAGCTTGACCTGGAGAGAGAAACAAAGCCAGACATGCTTTGAAACTGAAACACAATCAATATTTCATAGCAGACATCCTCAGGACAGCCGCTGTCTGGGTGGGTGTCTTTGGAAACAtggatatttgaaaaagaaagctCCCTCCATAGACATCACACATCCCTCTGTCATCTGAGACTCCATCCAGTTATGCACCATGCACAGAAATTAAGATTCATATCAGATTCTGACTACCCATGTTCTTGCTCAAAATAGTAATATAAGTTAATATCATAGTAATATTAAAAATAGCTTCTAACATGTGTTGAATATCTGTAATATGCCAGGCAGGCGCCAGATATTTTATCTACATTATCACTAATCCTCACTACAAAACAGGCATTGTTATTATCCCTATGGAGACCCAGAGAGCCAAAGTCACCTAAGGTCACACAACTTACACATGGTGGAGCCTGGGACTCAACCCCCGAGGACTCCTGAGGGTCCTTCCCGCCTTGCACTGCCTCATCATATGATGTCACCTTAACTCCACCAATCTGTTAAACTCAAAACACATTCCATCATGAACGTGGCCCTCCACGCTGCGTCAGGAGGCACTGGAGTACTTTGtttctggctttatttctggggttGTTGCCTATTCTCACTCCCACACGGGATGGGGCATGAGCAGGGCTAAGGTGAAGTCCTGGCTGATGGCAAAGGCTGTGAGGATGCCACACTGCACCTGCCACAAGAGAATGCCAGGACCACCTCCCTGGGCCCACACTGGCACCTTTCTACATAACACACAAGGGgaattttcctaaaatgaaagtCACAGACTGAAGGCTTATGGGTCACATCGAAGATCCCTTATGTGTTCTTTTGTCTTCTATAACATCTTAAGTAAATCTGAATTCACTGactgtatttaaaaatcaggTGATTTCAAATAATTCTAATGTCCAGCTTCTCTGGAAAACTGGGAAGTGACACCAACCCTGAGCCTCAATTCCAGCACAGCAACACTCAGGAGCGAGAGAGTGgtgccctcccctcctctctgcctcttcccctcccctgtgCCCCTCCTGGATGGGGCAGGAGTTCCCCAGTTTGCCCCCCACCCTACCCAACCCTCTGCACTCTCTGATATTAGCTGCCTGGTCTCTACAAGCACATGCCTGCAAGCCCTGGACAGAGTGGACTAAAGCCCACACACACTTTCTCACCCATGCCAAATACTTAAATGCTTATAAAATTACAAGTGCATCTTAACAATATACCCCCAGAGAAAATCACTAACACCCGCAGAGGGTCTGCAgggtattttataaacatttcttcATTAATGGTAACATGGAGATTTTGTTAGAGCTGAACAAGATTATAAGAGGTCTCTGAGTCCAAAATCTAGGTTTTGCAGAGGACAAAGTCGAGGCATGTGGAAATGAAGTGACTGGCCAAGGCAGCAAGGTGAGTCACTACTCGAGACAAGAGAAAGCCCGGACCAACCTGCTCTCCAGCCCACCGCCCCCCACCTCTGATACTGTTTGGATATTTGCCCAGCTGCTCAAAACCCTAGGGGTAccaggcagacaggcaggtgcaGAGGCCATAGGGAGCGCTTTTGggtgatcttctttactcagccTTCAGATTCTAATACTAATCTCTTTGTGAATGCCCTTAGAGACACAGCCAGAAATAACGTTTTACCAGCTATCTTGGTACCCCTTAGCCCAGGGATGTGATAAATCAATCccataaattaatttatatgtcCATGTATTAAGTTGACACACATTACAGCTGGCTTTAGGGTTATTAGAGGTCAAGAATAAAATACATGTCAATGGACCCATTTTCTGCCATAGCGCCCAATGGATGAGCTTTCTTTCTACACCCCTCTGCATCTCTCTTAGCCTCCTGGATTTTCAAGGTCTCACTGACCTCTGGCTACAGGACCAGGCCTGGTGGGTCACAAAATAAATACAGTTAGAACCTATGTGGAAACGAACCCACGTAGGTTCCTTCCCATCCTCTAGGGCCAATCTCTCAAAGTCCAGTCCTAATCATTTTTACTTCCAAAGTCAGAAGCAGCCCCGCCCAGCCTCCTACATGCTGGGCTATAGATCCTTTCCTCCTTTTTGTGTTAAGTGCCCCAGGTCCATTTTGCACACACTTCTCAGCGGCAGCTGCAGCAGAGACTGTAAACCTGTACACAGAATTCATTAGCTCTGCCACAGGTCCTGGTGCTCACCTTCCTCAGCACTCTTGTTTCTAAGAGGCATCTGTGGGCTCTGGCCAAGTAAAGAGAGAAGGAGTCCAGCATCCCCTGATATTCAGCCATGGCTCCAGTGGCCACCTGGAGCACATCAAAGTGGGCTCCTGACTTTGCAGACACGAACTAGAGCCTGGCAGATGCATTTGAGGCCTGGCCGTGCCACCTCTACTCAGAGTACaatttaacagatttttttccatACTGCTCTGGGAAGTGGGGACCTATAGAGATTTGGTAATTGGCATCCTAAGTCCTAGCATGCTCTGATCTCTGCAGCACCTTGTTGCTCTAATTGCTTAGAGACCCATTTTCCTATCCCAAGATCAGGGGCCAGAGACTCTGCAATAACCTGAAGGCAACAGATATTAAACTGTCTCATTGCCTCTGCTCTGAACAGAATGAAGTTTTCAATTTCAGTCATAGTGGCCGGGCAGGACAATTCTAGGGATACCTAGGATCTAAGAAGTTTCTTCCATAAGTCAGGGCCGGCCCATGAGGACAAGGGATTCAACAGGGTTACCCCCCATGTAGAACGGGCTGGCTTGGGAGGTTGTGCAAATTAGCGGGATGCAAACTGATCATCCgtcaagccagaaacctgggcATTATCCAcagttctctttctttcctaCACACCCCATCAATCAGCAAGTCCTGGCAATGTTACCTGCCAAGTAGCTCTTGAATCTGTCGCACCCTCTCCTCATTCCCGTGACCACAGCTTCCGTCCATCTCTTACCTATTTTctgaatgcctctgtccagtttgaGCCTCCAGCCCTCTAAACCAGGGATCAGCAAGTACAGCCCATGGAAGGATGGGACCAAATCCGGCCTATCATCTGCTTGTCTTGTAAACAAAGTTTATTGGAATGCAACCAtgccatttgtttacatattgtctacagCAGTTTTATGCCACAACAGCAGAACTGAGTAGCTGCAAGAGATGAAGCTCATGGAGCCCGTGAAGTCAAAAAATGTGTCTACTCTGTGGCCCTTTAAGAAAATGTTCACTGTCGCCTGCTCTAAACCACCACCAGTTAAGTTCatgtctttttctctccttcaaaATTCATCAACCATTCCTCCTGCCaactaataaaatttgaaattcctTGCCACACATCCCTCATTCTTTATGAATGGGTTCTTAGCTAGTTCAGGAATTACAACTCAGCAGGCAACAGACTTTGTCTACTTCGTATATTTCTATTGTGGCCtaaattgaatttgaaatattaaattagTGGCCAACTTTTTATAGAATGGTAagactatatataaaaattcatatttatgACTTATCTTGAGGAATAGGAAATTCTGGCAACACCTGGCCCTTCATTGACAACGAGCAGCCACAATCAATGCACATCCACCCTCTTTAGGTAAAGCCACAGACTCCACCTCTCCCTATTGTCCTACACCTGTCGTGCTTCACTCATACAAGCATGAGTTTGAAAAGCcctgctcttccttctttctctgccaATCGGCCCTCTTCCTAGAATTGTTTTCCTATAGTTATACCGCAAGACAGAGTCCCCAAAGAAGCCATGCTCCATCCCACCTCCACATTTTCATGCACACTACcttcttgtattagtttgctggggctgcTATCACAAGCACCAAAGACTTTTGTTTAAgccacagaaatgtattttctcacagttctggaggctggaagtccaagattaaggtgacAGTCCAAGATTAAGGAgactgaggcctctctcctgggcttgtagatggccatcttctccttgTGTCTTCATGTGCCCTtccctctgtgtgtatgtgtgtgtgtgtgtgtgtgtgtgtatgtatgtctaATCTCcccttcttacaaggacaccaatcCTATGCAATTAGGGTCCACCCCAATGACCTCATTCAACTCTAATAAGCTCTTCAAGGACCTATCTCCAAAGACAGTCACAATCTTAAATACTGGAGGTTAGAGTTAGAACTTCA is a window encoding:
- the LOC112131375 gene encoding BOS complex subunit NOMO1 translates to MAEYQGMLDSFSLYLARAHRCLLETRVLRKENSPCVLCRKVPVWAQGGGPGILLWQVQCGILTAFAISQDFTLALLMPHPVWDIDCVSVSKHVWLCFSLQVKLYKSENLDNPIQTVSLGQSLFFHFPPLLRDGENYVVLLDSTLPRSQYDYILPQVSFTAVGYHKHITLIFNPTRKLPEQDIAQGSYIALPLTLLVLLAGYNHDKLIPLLLQLTSRLQGVRALGQAASDNSGLEDAKRQAKKQKTRRT